The genomic window TCTCTTCAATGCCCACGAATCTTTATCTAGACAGATGCTCTCAAGATCTGTAAGGGCTTTATAAAGAAGTGTCCCTCCTGGAGTTTCGTATATCCCTCTTGACTTCATTCCCACAAGTCTGTTTTCTACTATATCTATTACCCCTACACCATTTTCTCCGGCTATTTTATTAAGCTTAAGAAGTAGTTCTACAGGTCCCATAGCCTCTCCGTCCACTGCTACAGGGAATCCTTTTTCAAAAGTAACAGATATATAAGACTCTTCATCTTTGGCCAGTCTCGGAGGAGTCACCATCATGTACATATCCTCTTTGTGCTCATTTGATAGAGTTTCGATATCTCCACCCTCATGACTTATGTGCCAAATATTCTGATCTCTAGAATAGATTTTTTCCTTTGTTACAGTTAGCTCTATCCCCTTTGCTTCTGCATAGTCGATAGCATCCTCTCTAGATTCGATGTCCCATTCTCTCCAAGGAGCGATTATTTTCATCATTGGGTCAAAGGCTGCTACTCCTACCTCAAATCTTACCTGGTCATTTCCTTTTCCAGTACAACCGTGGCAGATATATGTAGCTCCCTCTTGGTGTGCTATTTCAACTAATTTTTTAGCCATTAGAGGTCTTGCAAAAGATGTTCCCAAAAGATATCTGTTTTCATACATAGCTCCTGCTTTAAGTGCTTTAAAAGCATATTCTCTCAAAAACTCCTCCTTGGCATCCACTACAAATACCTTTGAAGCTCCTGAAGATATGGCCTTTTTCTTGACTACTTCCATATCGTCATCCTGACCTACATCTATGCAGACTGCTATTACTTCAAGACTATAATTTTCTTCTAACCAAGGTATAATTATAGAGGTATCTAATCCTCCTGAATATGCCAATACTACTTTTTCCATTTATAATTCCCCCTTATATTTTTCTAAAAGTTCTTTTCCCTCTGAAATCTGTCTTTTAACCTGGTTGGTAGACGTTCCTCCATAAGAGTCTCTTCCCTCTATGCAAGCTTCTACTGTAATAAGTGTCAGTACATCGCTTTCAAATGCATCACTGAACTCTTTAAACTCATCTAACGAAAGCTCTTCTAGAGATCTGTTTTTCTCTTCGCAGTAAGCTACCATAGACCCTGTTATATGATGAGCCTCTCTGAATGGTATACCTTTTTTAGCCAGGTAATCTGCCACATCAGTTGCGTTTATGAACCCGCCATATATTCCTTTTTTCATGTTCTCCTCTTTGACCGACATAGTGAGAAGCATCTCTTTGAATATTTCAAGAGACATCCCTACATTGTCCACAGAATCAAAGAATCCTTCCTTGTCTTCCTGGGTATCTTTGTTGTAAGCCAAAGGTAGCCCCTTCATTACTGTCATTATGCTCACGAGATTTCCGTAAACTCTCCCGCATTTTCCTCTTACAAGTTCTGGGATGTCAGGGTTTTTCTTCTGCGGCATGATCGATGACCCTGTAGAATATCCGTCATCAAGTTGCACAAATGAAAACTCCTTTGTAGACCACATGATGATCTCTTCAGAAAATCTAGACATATGCATAGCTATCATTGCAAGGACAAAATTCATCTCTATTATAAAATCCCTGTCACTTACAGTATCAAGGCTGTTTTCACTTACCTTGGCAAAACCAAGAAGTTCTCTTACATATTCTCTGTCTATTGGATAGGTGGTCCCTGCAAGGGCTCCAGCTCCTAGAGGAAGTACATCTATTCTTTCCACAGCACTTTCTAGTCTCTCTAGGTCTCTCTTAAACATCTGAAAATATGCCATTACGTGATGAGAAAAAAGTATCGGCTGCGCTCTCTGAAGATGTGTATAACCAGGCATTATAACCCCTATATTCTTTTCGCTGACCTCTATAAGAGCATCCATAAGATCAAGCAGACTGCTTCCTATCTCCTCGGCCTTTCTCTTTGTATAAAGTCTCGTATCTACAAGCACCTGATCATTTCTGCTTCTGGCTGTATGAAGTTTTTTCCCGGGCTCTCCCACCAGGGTTATAAGTCTGCTTTCTATAGCCATGTGTATATCTTCGTCCTTTATGGAGAAGACAAACTTTCCGCCTTCGATCTCATCCTTTACCTTAAGGAGACCCTTTTCTATTATCTTTTGCTCGTCATAAGATATTATATCCTGTTTTGCTAGCATCTTAGAATGAGCTATGCTTCCCTCTATATCCTCTTTATACATTCTTTTGTCAAAGTTTATAGAAGCATTAAATTTTTCCAGTAAAGTACTTGTCTCCTTTTTAAACCTTCCACCCCAAAGTTTCATCTCATCCCCCTATTGTAAGTCTACAAAATACTTGTTGAATATCTCATCGTAAAATCCGCTGTCTTTAAGATTTTGAAGCTCTTTGTTTATTTGCCCCAAAAGCTCTTCATTCCCTTTATTTATGGCGATGGCAACATCAGCCTTAGGAAGTTCTTCTATATCTATTTTTTTAAGACCTTTATTATTTCTAATATAAGGAAGAGCCACCAGGTTTTCTAGTACAACTGCGTCCACTTTTCCGCTTTTAAGGTCTAAAATTGCAGCAGTTATAGAAGTATAAGGAGTTATATCAGCACCCTCTATATCTCTTGCTATAGTTTCCTGGGCTGTTCCTAACTGTACCCCAAGCTTTTTGTTTTTAAGGTCATCCATTGTTTTTAGCTCTTTGTTTTCTTCGTTAATTACGAAAGACTGGTTTGTAGTCAAGTAAGAGTCTGAGAAATCTACAGCTTTTTTTCTTTCATCTGTAGGAGTCATCCCTGAGATGATAAGGTCTATTTTTTGACTTTGAAGTGCCGGAATAAGACCGTCAAAGCTCATGTTCTTCCATTCCATCTCATACCCCAAGTTTTCAAGAATTTTTTCCATAAGTTCCGCGTCAAACCCTACTATTTTACCATCTTCAAGATACTCAAAAGGCTTATATTCTGCATTTGTCCCCACATAAAGGACCTTCTTTTCCTCTTTTGCAGCTTCTTTTTTACCGCACCCACCTAGTACAGCAAGCATCACCAACGATACTATCAACATAATTTTTTTCATGAAAAATCCCCCCTTTTTTCTTTAACTTTCAATTTTTTTGTATAAAAAATGGACCTGCTAAGAATTAGGCAGGTCCTGTACACAACTTTAGTGTAAAACAGTCCAGACATTTCTTACCAATATTTATAAATTCTATTTAACTGCCACAAAAACATTTCTTCTGCTTTTCCTGTGCATTTCTTTTCCTACCTTAAAAATATTTCTTTAGCAATTCCTCGTAAACACCTTTATCTTTTACAGCTTTTAGACCAACTTCGAGTTTTTCCAAGAGTTCTTTGTCTTCTTTTCTGACTGCAATGGCATATTCCTCTTCTGCAGCATCGGCTTTGGCTATTTCCAGTCCCTCATTTTTGTCTACATAGTTTTTAGCGGGCTCAGAATCAAGAACTACTGCATCTACCTTGTCTGACTGCAGTGCCATTATCCCAGAATACGCTGCATTATATCTCTCTACAGTTACCCCTTCTATCTCACTGACCACAAGGTCACCTGTAAACCCGAGCATCACTCCTACTTTTTTACCCTTTAGGTCGTCAAAAGAATTTATAGAGTTATCACCTTTTTTTACTACTATTACCTGACTTGCTGTATAGTAAGGAGATGTGAAGTTTACGGCTTTCTTTCTTTCCTCATTGGCAGTCATTCCAGCTATTACTACGTCCACTTTTTTTGACTGAAGTGCTGGAAGCAGACCGTCAAAAGACATGTCTTCTATTTTGATCTCCATTTCAGATTCTTTGGCTATCTCTTCTATGAGTTCCATGTCAAAACCTGTAATTTTGCCATCTTCTAGATACTCAAATGGTGGAAATTCAGCATTTGTACCTACATATATTACTTTTTTCTCTTCCTCTTTTTTTCCACCGCAGGCTGCAAGAGTTACTATCATTACTGCGATTAAAAGAATGTTTAAAATTTTCTTCATCTTATTCCTCCCAATGTTTTCTTAATGATTCAATACTTTTTCTAAAAATTCTCTGGTCCTGTCATGTTTCGGATTGTTGAAGATCTGAGCCGGATCTCCGTCCTCAAGGACAGTTCCCTGGTCCATAAAGAATACTCTGCTTGCAACATTTTTAGCGAATCCCATTTCGTGAGTCACTATCACCATAGTCATACCTTCATCTACAAGGCTTCTCATTACATCTAGTACTTCCTTTACCATCTCAGGGTCCAAGGCAGATGTCGGTTCATCAAAAAGCATCAGATGAGGTTCCATGGCAAGGGCCCTAGCTATGGCTATTCTTTGTTTTTGACCTCCTGAAAGCTGGTTCGGATAGGCTCCTGCCTTATCCTTCAGTCCCACCTTATCCAGGAGTATTATAGCTTTTTTCTTAGCTTCTTCATCTGTCATGCCCTTTACCTTAGTGGGGGCCAATATTAGGTTTTCAAGTACTGTTTTGTGAGGAAAGAGATTAAAGTGTTGAAAAACCATTCCCACTTTTTCACGAAGACGGTTAAGGTCTACTTTTTTGTCCATTACATCTTCGCCCTCTATATACACATGACCTTTTGTAGGTTCTTCTAGTCTGTTGAGACATCTTAGAAACGTTGATTTACCGCTTCCGGAAGGTCCGATTACAGCCACTACATCGCCCTTTTTTATCTCTTTATTTATTCCCTTGAGCACTTCTAGATCTCCAAAGTGCTTGTGCAAGTCAACTACTTTAATCACTTACTTTCAACCCCTTTTCTACTTTTCTCATAAATTTGGTAAATATACTTGTCATAATAAGATAAATAAGTCCCACAGCCAAGAGCGGTTCTATACCCCTATAGGTCTGACTGGTTATTATATTGGCAGATCTCAGGAGATCCACTCCTCCGATAAATCCCACTATGGAAGTTTCCTTAAGAAGGGTTATAAACTCACTTACAAGAGCCGGAAGAATATTCTTGATAGCTTGTGGTATTATTATCTCCCTCATTGTTAGAAAATAATTCATTCCTAGAGCCCTAGAAGCCTCTGTCTGACCCTTGTCTAATCCCTCTATACCTGCTCTTATTATCTCAGCCACATATGCAGAACTGTTTAGTCCAAAGGCTAATGCCGCTACCACAAATATAGGGGTGTTGCGCAAATTCCCTACAAAGATTACGTTTGCTAGTATCATGAGCTGCACCACCGCTGGTGTTCCACGGATAATGTCTATATAACCTAATGCAATAAGGTTGAGCGGGTTGGTTGTTTTATATTTTTCAAAATTTTTAAATGGATAGAAGTGAGATAATCTCATCACAGCTAAAAGTACACCCATGGTAAGTCCTATAAGAGCCGCCAAAAACGTAACTCCCACAGAAAAGGACAGTCCCTTTACTATGTACATATATCTGTTACCTTCTATAAAAATCCCCTTCAGTACTGATAAATAAGCCATTCTTTCCTCCTAATAATTTTCGGCAAATTTTGCAGTAGATGCCGATCTCTTTAGAAATAATCCCATATCAAATTTATAATATGAAATATTTCATCTGAACAAGTCACACTTTTTGATATTTTGATTGATCTGTAACAGATCGTTGCCCTGTTTATGAAAAAAACCTGATACTTGCCGTATCTAGAAACTGGCCAATATCAGGTACATCTAAAAAAAACAAAAGCCAACAGAGTATATCCGCCGGCTAATTAACTTTTGTATACTCATGAGAAACAAAGGTTTCTCAATCTTTTCAAAAGAATTTTTGATGTCAATTAGGCCATTTTAAAAGATAAGGTTTTTATGAGTGTTTTTCTTTGCTCCTCCTGATCCTTTTCATGGTCACCATTATTAATCCTCCCAAAATCTTTTGCTATTTCGTCAATCTTATCAGAAATAGACTTAATTTGTCAATTAATTTTTCCATAATAATACTCAGGTTCAATTATAAAACAACCATCTATTTTGTTTCCACCAGAGTTTTCAAATATTTAAAGCCCATCATGAAAAACTCACATTTATAATGTATAATTAAGAGCAATTATAATATAATTAAAAAGGAGTGTGTTTAATTTTGAAAAAGATAACTTTTTTTCTGATGTTTTCACTTGTTTTTTTTAATGCCCTAGGAGAAGAAAAACCCTTTGAACTTTCCCTTTTTTCTCCCGATATACAGCTTAATTCCCCCTCAGATGATATAAGCGGTATAAGATTAGGTGGAATCTACTCTGAAAATAGAAATGTCAGCGGATTAGATATCAACCTGGTTGCCAGTAGGACCAGAGGGGATTTCAAGGGATTCTCCGTACTTTCATTCTACGACAGGACTGAAGGAGACTTTACTGGGGTGAGGATCCCATGGTGGTTTTTTGTATCTTACAACCATGTAGGTGGGAATTTAAAAGGACTCCAGTTCGGTGGGCTAAACATCGTCGAGGGAGACTTCCTTGGAGCTCAGTTCGGACTTTTAAATATAAACAACGGGAACAGTATAGGGGCACAGGCAGGTTGGGTCAACCTTGACCACAATTTTAAAGGTATTAGATTAGGCGGATTAAACATGGCTGATTCCTTTGTAGGAGGAGAGCTTGGAATTGCCAACTTTAATAAGTCTACAAGAGGGGTCCAGTTGGGATTATTCAACTATACAGAACATCTTGAAGGAGTTCAGATCGGTTTGCTAAACATGGCGGCAAATTCAGAACTTTTTGAGATTCTTCCAATAGTTAACTTTAACCTAAATTTCTAAAAATACTCTACTATTAAATTTATAAAATAATCTAAAATTTAATTTTATCTGAAATTAAAGAGGAATTCACATTTTATCACCTTATATAATAGTGCAGTATATTATATTAATAAGGAGGTAAATAATGAAAAAATTTATTGCAGTTTTAATTGGTGTTGTCATGTTAAGCTTCTCAGCATTTTCCGCCTCAGCTCAGCTTTCTGTTCCAGGAACTAACATTCCTGAAGATGAAAATGTCTCTGGTGTCAGGCTCTCTCTTTTGCACGGTGAGACTGCCAATGTAAAAGGTCTAGACATATCCATCTTAGGTCTTTCTGATATGGATAATTTTACAGGTCTTGAGCTCGGCCTCTTTTTTGGTGCCAACAGGGTAAAAAATGAATTCAAGGGACTTTCTCTAGGACTCATCAACTGGCACGAAGGCTATGATACAGGTGCAAATCTTGGATTTGTTAACTATGTCAATGACGTAAATGGTGTAAACTTTGGTTTTGCAAACTATTCTACCGGTGACAGTATGATAAACCTTGCAGCTGTCAATTATGTTGAATATCAATCTATGATAAACTTTGGTTTTGTCAACATTACACAGGGAACCTCGATGGTTGATATTGGATTTGTCAATTATGCTGAAGCTACATCATTCCAACTCGGTTTTATAAATGCCACAAAAGCACTTGACGGTCTCCAAGTAGGGTTTGTCAACTATGCTGAAAATGGAGTATTCCCAGTTCTTCCTATTATTAATTTTAGAAAAGGTTTATAGTAAAGATTAAGGATCTGTTTAAATACAGGTCCTTTTTTATTACTTGTTGCTGATATTTAATTATGTTATACTAAAATCTCTTATATCCTCAAAATCATAACTTCCCTTATGGTAAGTAAAATAAAAAAATAAATAGCTATTCATCATAGCAGTCAGGAGAATATATTATTATGGATGGAAAAAAAAGATCAGACATAAAACCTGGTATTAAGGTAAAAATAGTCTTGAAAAAAGATCAAAGAACCGGTAAATTAACTGAAGGAATTGTCAAAGACATCCTTACAAATTCTCCCAATCATCCCCACGGAATAAAAGTACGTCTAACCACTGGAGATGTGGGAAGAGTCCAGGAAATAATAGCACAAAGTTAAAAAATATGAATTATAATATTACAGGATTATCGTTCTTTTTAAGAACGGTAATCTTTTTAATTTAAAAATAGATATTAAAGTTCTCTGGTTACTTCTTTAAGTACCTCCCCTATACGGGCATCTATAACCATAGAGGCCTTGCTGTCGTATGATGTAGCCCCTTTATTTATGAGTACCAGCTTCTCCCCCTTGTAATAGTCAACCAATGATGCAGCAGGATAAACTACCAGCGATGTTCCGCCTACTATCAGTACATCTGCCTTTGAAATACATTCAATGGCTCCGTTGAATACATCCATGTCAAGCATCTCTTCATATAAAGTCACATCGGGCTTCACAACTCCACCACATTTTCTACACCTCGGTACAGCCTCATGATACCCCATAATATACTCAAGATCGTGATACTCTCTGCAGTTCATACAGTGGTTTCTTATTATGCTCCCATGAAGCTCGTAGACTTTCTCGCTTCCTGCTTTCTGATGAAGTCCGTCTATATTCTGGGTTATAACGGCTTTCAATTTTCCAAGTTTTTCTAGTTTTGCCAGTGCATAGTGTGCATCATTTGGTTTGGCATCTTTAAAGATAAGATTTTCCTTGTAAAACCTATAAAATTCCTCGGTATTGCTATCAAAATAACTTCTGCTCAGAAGATATTCTGGTGAGTGAACATATATTCCCTTTGCACTTCTAAAATCTGGAATATTGCTCTCTGTAGATACCCCTGCTCCTCCAAAAAAAACTATATTATCACTTTTTTTTATTATATTTTTAAGTTTCTCATACATCTTTATCACCTCTAATTTAGATTATATACTCTTATCTCCAAATAATAAACTCCAAAGTTATAATTTATCAGATCATAAAAAAAGCCCCCTGGATCCAGGGGACTTTTAAGCAATTTATTTTGTAACTAATTTTAATTCTACTGGGATAAATTCAGGTGTTGTTTCTCCTTTTATCACCTTAGAAGCTGTTTCTACTCCGACAGCCCCTATCATAGCAGGCTGTTGTGCCACTGTTGCCCCAAGAGTTCCAGCCTCTACAGCATTTACAGCGTCATCAGTAGCGTCAAATCCTACTACTAATATATTTCTTCCGCTTCCTTCTATAGCTTTCAATGCCCCTAAAGCCATCTCATCATTATGTGCAAACACTGCATCTATTTCAGGAACTGCCTGAAGAATATTCTCCATTACATTTAGTCCTTTAGTTCTGTCAAAATCAGCAGCTTGCTGTGCAACTACAGTTATGTTGTTTGCAGCAGCTTCATTGAATCCTTTACCTCTGTCTCTTGCTGCAGTAGTTCCAGGAATACCTTGAAGTTCCACAACTTTTCCATCTTTTCCTATTTTCTCAACTATAAATTCCCCAGCCATTTTTCCACCTGCTACGTTGTCAGAAGCTATGTGAGTTACTACCTCTCCACCATTTGCTCCTCTATCTAGTGTTATTACAGGTATCTTACTGTTATTTGCAGCCATTACTGCTCTTGCAACTGCATCAGAATCTGTAGGGTTTATGAGTATTACATCTACACCCTTGACTACTAGGTCCTCCACGTTTGCTAGCTCCTTTGCAGGGTCATTCTGAGAATCTAAAATAATGATTTCCATTCCCATCTCTTTAGCCTTAGCTTCAGCACCATCCTTTAACGTTACAAAGAACGGATTGTTCAGTGTAGATACTACAAGTCCTATCCTACCTGCACTTTCAGTTTCCTGGGCTTTCTTTTCACCGCAACCTGTCAGCACAACCATTAATAAAACTGTGATCAAAGTAATAATCTTTTTCATTCTTTTCCTCCTTTTTTTATTTTTTGGACTTTCTATCCATTAGTACCGCCGCTAATATAACCAATGCCTTTATCATAAGCTGGTAATATGATGATACATTTAGTAAATTTAGAGCATTTCCTAGCACCCCTATAATAAGAGCCCCTGTAATTGTCCCTGTGATTCTCCCTATTCCTCCTGCAAGACTCGTCCCTCCCAGTACAACTGCCGCTATGGCATCTAGCTCATAACCGCTTCCTGCAGTAGGCTGAGCCGAAAACAACCTAGCTGTTACAACTATTCCCGCAAGAGCAGACAAGACTCCACTGATAGCATAGACCTTGGTCTTCACTCTGTCTACATTTATACCCGATAGTTTAGTGGCCTCCTCATTTCCTCCCACTGCATATACATACCGTCCAAACTTTGTATGATTTAGGACGTAATAAGATGTCCCGTACACAACTGCCATTATATATATCGGAGTGGGAATTCCTAGGATATTTCCTGCCCCTATACTTCCAAAGAGTGACGTATTACTTCCGAATCCTATGGATATAGGTTTCCCGTCTGTGAATACAAGAGTGGCACCTCTCATGAGGGTCATAGTCACCAAAGTTGTTATAAATGCCTGAAGTTTACCATAGCTTATAAACATTCCACTCAGCATCCCGAGAATCCCTCCTATTAGTAGGGATACCCCTATGGCTACAAAGGCATTCTGCCCTGATGCCAGAAGGCTTGCAGATATCGCCCCGCAGAAGGCGAGGATTGATCCAACTGAAAGGTCTATTCCTCCAGTCAGTATTACAAAAGTCATCCCTGCTGAAATAATTGCATTTATAGAGGTCTGTCTAAGTACATTTAGCATATTAGATGCAGAAAGAAATCTTGGATTCATAAAGGATACCAAGACTGCAAATACCACAAGCCCTATGAATGGTTTGTTTCTCAGTAGAATAAAACTCTTCTTTTGTTTTGACTCTAATGTTGTTTGGTTATTCATCACTATCCTCCTTTAGGCCCACGGCACACCTCATTATTTTTTCCTGGCTAGCATCTTTGGCAGAGAATATTCCTGTCACACTTTTCTCATGCATAACCATTATTCTATCGCTGAGTCCTATTATTTCAACCATTTCAGAGGATATCATCAGGATGCTCATTCCGTGTTTTTTCAATTCGTTTATAAGGTCATATATCTCTTTTTTGGCTCCTACATCCACTCCACGTGTAGGTTCATCGAGGATCAATATTTTAGGTCCTGTCATGAGAGCCTTAGCTATTGCTACCTTTTGTTGGTTTCCGCCGCTGAGATTTTTAATTATCTGATTTATTCCAGGGGTTTTTACATTGAATCTAGAAATATAGGAATCCACCAGCTTTTTTTCATCATTTTTATTGAGGGTTTTTAAATTCCCCTCAAATTTTTCCAGAGAAGATATACTCATGTTTTCCTTTACAGAGAGTCCTAGTATCAGTCCCTCTTTTTTTCTGTCTTCAGGTACATAGGCGATCTTATTTTTAAGCCCTTCTTCTGGGGAATTTATCTTTACCTCTTTTCCCCCTATACTGATGCTTCCAGAAGTAACCTTATAAAAACCGTAGATAGTTTTGGCCAACTCCGTCCTTCCTGATCCCATTAGCCCTGCCACTCCTAGTATCTCCCCCTCACGCAGGGTGAAGCTCACATCATCTACGTAATCACCTTTGAGATTTTTCACCTCTAGACTTATAGGTCCAGCCTCTACATGAACTCTAGGCATCTGCTCCTCGAGTTTTCTTCCCACCATACTTTCTATTATCTGATCTTCCGTAATGTCACTTACTTCCTTTTCAGATATAAATTTACCGTCTCTCATTATGGTCACATCGTCACATATTTCAAATATCTCCTTAAGCCGGTGGGAGATATAAACCACACTTTTCTTTTCTTCTATAAGTTCTCTTATTACATCAAATAAACTATCGGTTTCCTTATCTGTAAGTGCATCTGTAGGCTCATCCATCACTATTATTTTTGCTTTTTGTGATAGCGCCTTTGCTATCTCTACCATCTGCTGTTCCCCAACACTCAGGTTCCCCACAAGCTCTTTAGATGAATGCTTTACCTTAAGTTTTTTTAAAAGTTCATCGGCATCGGCATACATACCCTTCCAGTCTATTTTCCCAAAACTGGTTTTTTCCCTTCCGAGAAATATATTTTCTGCAATAGTTAGATTAGATATGAGATTAAGTTCCTGGTGTATTATCGCGATCCCGGCATTTTGTGATTCTCTCGGGCCGTGAAATTCCACATCCTCTCCGTAAAGAGTCATTTTCCCGCTATTTCTCCTATATATTCCAGTCATTACCTTTATTAAAGTTGACTTTCCTGCACCGTTTTCACCTAACAGTGCCATGACACGCCCTTCGTAGATATTTAGACTAGCTCCGTTTAGCGCCTTTACTCCCGGAAAGGTTTTTACCATCTCTTGAAGTTCTAATATTTTCTTTTTCACCTGAGCTTACCTCCAGACTAAAATGCCACACCTGATTTCAAAATAATATTTGCATAAGGAGTGCATTCTCCCGTTCTTATTACCGTCTTTGACTCCTGAGTAGTCTTTTTAAATTGTGAATGTGGAATCTCCTCGATTTTAATCCCACTACATTTTTTATTCAGCATTTCCAAAAGTTCCGTATAAAGTTTCGGACTCAATTCCTTCATTTCTGATGCTAATATAGCTACCTCTACCTGCATCTCATCCAAAATTACTTCTAGTGTGCCCATAAATGTTGGGATATTCCTCTCTAGTGCTATATCGATCCTCTTTACACCCTCTGGTATAGGCAGACCTGCATCCCCTATACATATATGATCTGTATGTCCAAGCTTGGCTATCTCATATGAAATCTCGCTATTTAGAAGCCTCATTTTTTTCAATTACATCACTTCCTTAAAGTTTATAACTTCATCCAGTTCCGGGAGGGAAGTCTGAGCACCCTCTCTAGTCACTGTTATTGCCCCTACTTTTGCAGCAAAATCCATCGCCTTTTCCATAGGCTCCCCCCTAGAAAAAGCAGCCGTGAGGCCACCTATAAAGGAATCCCCTGCAGCCGTAGTATCTACTGCCACGACCTTATACGCACCAAACTCTCTCGCACCTTCACTGTCTACATATATGGCCCCCCTAGACCCCAGGGTGACTATTAGTTTTTTTACACCCTTTACCATCATTTTTCGGCACGCCGTGAGAATATCCTCTTTGGTTTTTACAGGAACTCCTGCAAGGAGTTCTAATTCAGTCTCATTAGGAATAAGATAATCCACATTTTTTATTATCTCATCTGACATTGCTTTTGCAGGTGCTGGATTCAGTATTGTAGTTTTCCCCAGTTTCTTGCTGAGTTTCAGAGAATATTCCACTATATCTAGTGGTGTTTCTAGCTGATGTACAACTATTTCCGAATTTTCATAAAGTTTAATATTCGCATCTATATCCTCTTTTTTTATTTCAAAATTTGCACCTGAAACTACTATTATAGAATTATTGGCATCGTCATCCACAACTATGCTAGCTATTCCAGTGGATTTGTTTTTGCATCTACCTATACCAGAGATATCTACTCCGTCCTTTTTTATGGCAGAGAGGAGAGTGTCTCCAAAGGAGTCCTCACCTACCATTCCAATCATAGTCACATCTGATCCTAGCCTTGCCATGGCAACAGCTTGATTAGCTCCCTTTCCCCCGGGTATCTGTTTAAAATCCTCACCTAGTACTGTTTCTCCTATCTTCGGTGGTTTAGAGACCCTCGTCACAAGATCCATATTTATACTTCCTACTACTAGTATTCTACCCATTTTACCTCCTTGTAAGAGTTTACATTATTTTTTTCTATCTAACTTTTTTCTCAGATCCTCTTATGTCTAGAACTGTCTGCAGTATCATCTTTTGACTTATGTCTTTATCCTTATTTCTGATTCTTTCTAGGAGCATCTCTGCTGACCTCACCCCTAGCTCCTTCACTGAGGCAGACACAGTGGTGAGTTTGATTCCAAATATATCTAGGATTTCAACTCTGTCAAAGGATAGCACCGCTATATCCT from uncultured Ilyobacter sp. includes these protein-coding regions:
- the rbsK gene encoding ribokinase yields the protein MGRILVVGSINMDLVTRVSKPPKIGETVLGEDFKQIPGGKGANQAVAMARLGSDVTMIGMVGEDSFGDTLLSAIKKDGVDISGIGRCKNKSTGIASIVVDDDANNSIIVVSGANFEIKKEDIDANIKLYENSEIVVHQLETPLDIVEYSLKLSKKLGKTTILNPAPAKAMSDEIIKNVDYLIPNETELELLAGVPVKTKEDILTACRKMMVKGVKKLIVTLGSRGAIYVDSEGAREFGAYKVVAVDTTAAGDSFIGGLTAAFSRGEPMEKAMDFAAKVGAITVTREGAQTSLPELDEVINFKEVM